A genomic segment from archaeon BMS3Bbin15 encodes:
- the fabH gene encoding 3-oxoacyl-[acyl-carrier-protein] synthase 3 yields the protein MEGIVGYGVYIPRYRIKTEEIARVWGNDGDSVKKGLMIGEKAVAGIDEDAATIAVEAARNALSRAEISAKEIGAIYVGSESHPYTVKPTATIVAEAVDATPELTAADFEFACKAGTAAMQTALALVKSGMIKYGLAIGSDTAQGAPGDPLEYTAAGGGAAYIIGKNNPLATIEATYSFTTDTPDFWRREGQPYPRHGGRFTGLPAYFKHVSSAAKGLMDSLGKEPKDFDFAVFHQPNGKFPRVVAKKLGFEKEQFETGILVDRIGNTYSGSSILALAKVLDIAKPGQKILLTSFGSGAGSDAFSLVVEDSIEEKRSLAPLVEDYISDKVYIDYATYVKLRKKIRV from the coding sequence TTGGAAGGAATAGTTGGTTATGGTGTTTATATACCAAGATACAGAATAAAGACCGAGGAAATAGCAAGGGTATGGGGTAATGATGGTGATAGTGTCAAGAAGGGTTTGATGATAGGGGAGAAGGCAGTCGCCGGTATAGATGAGGATGCTGCCACAATAGCAGTTGAGGCTGCCAGAAATGCTCTCAGCAGGGCTGAAATTAGTGCAAAGGAAATAGGTGCGATTTATGTTGGTTCGGAGAGTCACCCATATACAGTCAAACCCACGGCAACCATAGTTGCAGAAGCAGTGGATGCAACCCCTGAGCTAACTGCTGCTGATTTTGAGTTTGCTTGTAAAGCGGGGACTGCTGCAATGCAGACAGCTCTGGCTCTTGTGAAAAGTGGGATGATTAAATATGGTCTGGCTATAGGTTCTGATACGGCACAGGGTGCTCCAGGTGACCCGCTTGAATATACAGCAGCAGGCGGGGGTGCAGCATATATAATTGGTAAGAACAATCCACTGGCAACAATAGAAGCAACCTACTCATTTACAACAGATACGCCAGATTTCTGGCGCAGAGAGGGCCAGCCATATCCAAGGCACGGAGGAAGATTTACCGGTCTACCTGCCTATTTCAAGCATGTTTCCAGTGCAGCAAAAGGTTTGATGGATTCACTGGGTAAGGAGCCAAAGGATTTTGATTTTGCAGTCTTCCATCAGCCTAATGGGAAATTTCCGAGAGTTGTTGCAAAGAAGCTGGGCTTTGAAAAGGAGCAGTTTGAAACAGGTATTCTTGTGGACAGAATAGGTAATACCTACTCTGGCTCTTCAATTCTGGCTCTTGCAAAGGTGCTTGATATAGCAAAACCAGGACAGAAAATACTTCTAACCTCCTTCGGCTCAGGTGCAGGTAGTGATGCTTTTTCTCTTGTTGTCGAGGATTCCATTGAGGAAAAGAGGTCTTTGGCTCCTCTGGTGGAAGATTATATTTCAGATAAGGTTTACATTGACTATGCTACCTATGTAAAGCTGAGAAAGAAAATAAGGGTGTGA
- a CDS encoding putative acetyl-CoA acyltransferase — protein sequence MNRVAVIGLGLTKFGEMWDSSFTRLFVEAGAVAVEDAGMDGKDIGAIYIGNMSGGRFIDQEHISSLIADRAGLNPVSSTRVEAACASGGLAVRQAIMAINSGMHDIVVAGGVEKMTDVLTEKTTQTLATASDTEWEAFLGMTFPGLYAMMARRHMYEYGTTREQLAMVSVKNHRNAMDNPYAQYHTEITVEQVINSPLVADPLRLLDCSPITDGAACVILASEKKAKDFVDNPVYITGSGQASSTISLHSREKITVVDATVNAAEEAYRRAKKDAKDIQVAEVHDAFTIGEIMAIEGLGFCEKGKGGIATEEGLTERGGKIPVNTSGGLKAKGHPVGATGVAQVVEIALQLRGEAGKRQVDADIGLTHNVGGSGGTAVVHILEK from the coding sequence ATGAATAGAGTCGCTGTTATTGGTCTTGGTTTAACAAAATTTGGAGAGATGTGGGACTCAAGCTTCACAAGGCTTTTTGTTGAGGCCGGTGCTGTAGCTGTTGAAGATGCTGGCATGGACGGAAAGGATATCGGTGCCATATATATTGGTAATATGTCAGGCGGCAGATTCATTGACCAGGAGCACATTTCAAGTCTGATAGCTGATAGAGCAGGACTCAATCCTGTTTCTTCCACACGGGTTGAGGCTGCCTGTGCCTCTGGTGGGCTTGCTGTGAGGCAGGCTATAATGGCTATTAATTCCGGGATGCACGATATTGTTGTGGCTGGCGGTGTCGAAAAAATGACAGATGTGCTGACTGAGAAGACAACCCAGACACTTGCAACTGCATCTGATACCGAGTGGGAAGCTTTTCTTGGAATGACCTTCCCCGGATTATATGCAATGATGGCAAGACGCCACATGTATGAGTATGGCACAACAAGGGAACAGCTCGCAATGGTGAGTGTCAAGAACCATAGAAATGCAATGGATAATCCCTATGCTCAGTATCACACAGAGATTACTGTAGAACAGGTTATCAACTCTCCTCTTGTAGCTGACCCTCTGAGACTTCTGGATTGCTCACCCATAACTGATGGTGCTGCCTGTGTAATTCTTGCCAGTGAAAAGAAGGCAAAGGATTTTGTGGATAACCCGGTATATATCACTGGCTCTGGTCAGGCTTCTTCCACCATATCTCTGCACAGCAGGGAGAAGATTACTGTTGTGGATGCGACTGTGAATGCAGCAGAAGAAGCATACAGGCGAGCTAAAAAGGATGCGAAAGATATTCAGGTGGCTGAGGTGCACGATGCCTTCACAATAGGTGAGATTATGGCAATAGAGGGTCTTGGTTTCTGTGAAAAGGGTAAGGGTGGAATAGCCACTGAAGAAGGGCTGACTGAGAGGGGTGGAAAGATACCTGTTAATACATCTGGTGGACTTAAAGCAAAAGGGCACCCTGTTGGAGCCACTGGTGTGGCACAGGTGGTTGAAATTGCCCTTCAGCTTAGAGGCGAGGCTGGAAAACGTCAGGTTGATGCTGATATAGGTCTGACTCACAATGTAGGCGGCAGCGGCGGCACGGCTGTTGTGCATATTCTTGAGAAATGA
- a CDS encoding small nuclear ribonucleoprotein codes for MAQRPLDVLHASLESPVLVGLKGGREYRGTLKGYDMHMNVVLQNADELKDGDPVRRLGLVIIRGDNVVFISP; via the coding sequence ATGGCACAAAGACCATTGGACGTATTACATGCAAGTTTGGAGTCACCAGTGCTGGTTGGACTTAAAGGTGGAAGAGAATATAGAGGTACACTGAAAGGCTATGATATGCACATGAATGTTGTTCTTCAAAATGCTGATGAACTCAAGGACGGTGACCCGGTTAGAAGGCTTGGCCTTGTTATTATAAGAGGAGATAATGTAGTTTTCATATCACCATGA
- a CDS encoding putative oxidoreductase/MT0587 encodes MYDVAVIGSGPCGVSAALKLEELGVNFILIDKQSFPRNKPCGGVLPFRAVEEFELNPEAFERPLLGYRIFSRGGVEVETSFPGEGALVDRAKFDYYLISRLNKEPVRLRVRGVKAVKEGVEVLCEKKVKASLVIACDGANSIVRKSLGMNYPELATALQYSFRLNNREIERRIGNWFEVYYYFSRGYGWITPLKGIIKVGIGGLGKEYNRELLDSFIVSPIVKDKLEGAELSGYEAHRIPMHGPMKTTVKNRVLLAGDAGGFVYPGTGEGIYYAMKSGIIAAEVSEISLKSNRFDDSFIEAGYTEKLEASGLLSLRDIDFIDTVLKSPQAAERYVKKLAKLNSIY; translated from the coding sequence ATGTACGATGTTGCAGTCATAGGCTCTGGTCCCTGTGGTGTCTCGGCAGCTTTAAAGCTTGAGGAACTGGGAGTAAATTTTATTCTTATAGATAAGCAATCCTTTCCAAGAAACAAGCCCTGCGGAGGTGTCCTGCCCTTCAGAGCAGTTGAGGAGTTTGAATTGAATCCAGAGGCTTTTGAAAGGCCCCTTCTGGGATATAGAATTTTCTCAAGAGGTGGAGTTGAAGTCGAAACATCATTTCCGGGAGAGGGTGCTCTTGTGGACAGAGCAAAATTTGACTATTACCTTATCTCAAGACTCAATAAAGAGCCAGTCAGACTCAGAGTCAGGGGAGTTAAAGCAGTTAAAGAAGGAGTTGAAGTTCTCTGTGAGAAAAAAGTAAAGGCTTCTCTTGTTATAGCCTGTGACGGAGCAAACTCAATAGTACGGAAATCTCTTGGTATGAACTACCCTGAACTTGCAACAGCTCTCCAGTATAGTTTCAGATTGAACAACAGGGAGATTGAAAGGAGAATCGGAAACTGGTTTGAGGTTTACTACTACTTCAGCAGAGGATATGGATGGATAACCCCTCTGAAAGGTATTATCAAAGTGGGAATTGGAGGTCTTGGAAAAGAGTATAACAGAGAGCTTCTGGACAGCTTTATTGTTTCACCCATAGTAAAAGATAAGCTTGAAGGTGCAGAGCTATCAGGCTACGAGGCTCATAGAATACCAATGCATGGCCCTATGAAAACCACTGTTAAAAACAGAGTGCTTCTGGCTGGAGATGCGGGAGGTTTTGTTTATCCTGGCACTGGCGAGGGTATATATTATGCTATGAAATCAGGCATAATTGCTGCTGAAGTATCTGAAATTTCTCTTAAATCAAATAGATTTGATGATAGTTTTATAGAAGCAGGGTACACAGAAAAGCTTGAAGCTTCCGGTCTGCTATCACTGAGAGACATAGATTTTATAGATACTGTACTCAAATCACCTCAGGCTGCTGAAAGATATGTTAAAAAGCTGGCAAAGTTGAATTCAATATACTAA
- the ychF gene encoding ribosome-binding ATPase YchF, whose amino-acid sequence MQVGIVGKPNVGKSTFFNAATSGKAEVANYPFTTIDANKALAFIRIREPAREFRLEANPRNSKSYGGYRFVPVEAIDVAGLVPGAHQGRGLGNKFLDDLRQANVFIHVVDASGSTDIEGKPVKPGKHDPCEDIKFLEREIELWFFNIFKRNWDKTARKIQMQGRDFVKYFTETFSGLGVREKDVHRVINEVDVDPEKPAGWSDEELLRFTRALRKNTMPMVIAANKIDIDNAGENVKRMKKEFPELKIVSTSSMAELFLKNLSQEGIVEYIPGNSSFKVLKQEKLSPKHKKALEIIDEKVFKPYSSTGVQESLNIAVLDVLDEIVVFPVEDESRLSDKKGNVLPDAIILGKGSTPRDLAYKIHTDIGKNFIAAINARTKMKISSDKELEHLDIIKIVANA is encoded by the coding sequence ATGCAGGTTGGTATTGTGGGTAAGCCCAATGTGGGAAAGAGTACCTTTTTCAATGCAGCGACTTCAGGTAAGGCTGAGGTTGCCAATTATCCTTTCACAACAATAGATGCAAATAAAGCTCTTGCGTTTATAAGGATACGCGAGCCTGCCAGGGAGTTCAGGCTTGAAGCTAACCCCAGAAACTCAAAGAGCTACGGAGGTTACAGGTTTGTTCCTGTGGAAGCCATAGATGTTGCCGGTCTTGTACCCGGGGCGCATCAGGGGCGTGGCCTGGGTAATAAATTTCTCGATGACCTGAGGCAGGCAAATGTGTTTATTCATGTTGTTGATGCTTCAGGTTCGACAGATATTGAGGGAAAGCCTGTTAAGCCTGGGAAGCATGACCCCTGTGAAGATATTAAGTTTCTCGAAAGAGAGATTGAGTTGTGGTTCTTCAATATATTCAAGAGGAACTGGGATAAAACTGCCAGAAAAATTCAGATGCAGGGCAGGGACTTCGTCAAATACTTCACAGAAACTTTTTCAGGACTTGGAGTCAGGGAGAAGGATGTCCACAGAGTTATTAATGAGGTGGATGTTGACCCCGAGAAGCCTGCTGGCTGGAGTGATGAGGAGCTTCTCAGATTTACAAGGGCTTTGAGGAAGAACACAATGCCCATGGTAATAGCTGCAAACAAGATTGATATTGACAATGCGGGGGAGAATGTTAAAAGGATGAAAAAGGAGTTTCCGGAATTAAAGATAGTTTCCACAAGTTCCATGGCAGAACTATTCCTGAAAAATTTATCTCAGGAGGGTATTGTTGAATATATCCCCGGGAATAGCAGTTTTAAAGTGCTCAAGCAGGAGAAGTTGAGTCCAAAACATAAAAAAGCTCTGGAAATTATAGATGAGAAGGTTTTTAAGCCTTACTCCAGCACAGGTGTGCAGGAATCTCTGAATATAGCTGTCCTTGATGTTCTTGATGAAATTGTGGTTTTTCCTGTGGAAGACGAGAGCAGGTTGAGTGATAAAAAGGGCAATGTGCTGCCTGACGCCATTATACTTGGGAAAGGGTCGACTCCCAGGGACCTTGCCTATAAGATTCACACAGATATAGGAAAGAATTTCATTGCTGCCATAAATGCAAGGACAAAGATGAAAATATCAAGCGATAAGGAGCTTGAGCATCTTGATATAATAAAAATAGTAGCAAATGCCTGA